Proteins found in one Cellulomonas palmilytica genomic segment:
- a CDS encoding Gfo/Idh/MocA family protein, whose translation MTLLLPEPRFPDPSDAPSLRWGVIAPGWIAGHFVGSLRRNTGQRVVAVASRDQARAQAFADEHGVERALSSYDALVNDPEVDVVYVASPHSHHVDQALAAIAAGKHVLVEKPMARNAAEARLIVDAARAAGVLAMEAMWTRYLPHVDVLRQVLESGTIGRPRWVTGSFATRTEVPDDHRLMDPALAGGVLLDIGIYPLSFASFVATTVGLPATPTDLQVMGSLARTGVDEQVALQVAYPGLQAQLFTSMLTPADDEARVHGEAGWVTTGPRFRGPSSVTLHVGDEAATWDDNRVEELDGLCFQAAALARYVAEGRTESPLHPLDEVLTVLETADEVRRRLGVVYPGE comes from the coding sequence CCTGCGCTGGGGCGTGATCGCCCCGGGCTGGATCGCGGGGCACTTCGTCGGGTCGCTGCGCCGGAACACCGGGCAGCGCGTGGTGGCGGTCGCGAGCCGGGACCAGGCTCGCGCGCAGGCGTTCGCCGACGAGCACGGGGTCGAGCGAGCACTGTCGTCGTACGACGCGCTCGTCAACGATCCCGAGGTCGACGTCGTGTACGTCGCGAGCCCGCACAGCCACCACGTGGACCAGGCGCTCGCGGCGATCGCGGCGGGCAAGCACGTGCTCGTCGAGAAGCCCATGGCGCGCAACGCGGCCGAGGCGCGGCTCATCGTGGACGCCGCGCGCGCGGCGGGCGTGCTCGCGATGGAGGCGATGTGGACGCGGTACCTGCCGCACGTGGACGTGCTGCGTCAGGTCCTGGAGAGCGGGACGATCGGCCGGCCGCGCTGGGTGACGGGGTCGTTCGCGACGCGGACCGAGGTGCCGGACGACCACCGGCTGATGGACCCGGCGCTCGCGGGCGGCGTGCTGCTCGACATCGGCATCTACCCGCTGTCGTTCGCGTCGTTCGTCGCGACGACGGTGGGTCTGCCCGCGACGCCCACGGACCTGCAGGTCATGGGCTCGCTCGCGCGCACGGGCGTCGACGAGCAGGTCGCGCTGCAGGTCGCGTACCCGGGGCTGCAGGCGCAGCTGTTCACGTCGATGCTGACGCCTGCCGACGACGAGGCGCGCGTGCACGGCGAGGCGGGCTGGGTCACCACGGGTCCGCGGTTCCGCGGGCCGTCGAGCGTGACGCTGCACGTGGGCGACGAGGCCGCGACGTGGGACGACAACCGCGTCGAGGAGCTCGACGGCCTGTGCTTCCAGGCCGCGGCGCTCGCGCGCTACGTCGCGGAGGGGCGCACGGAGTCGCCGCTGCACCCGCTCGACGAGGTGCTCACGGTGCTGGAGACGGCCGACGAGGTGCGTCGCAGGCTCGGGGTCGTCTACCCCGGGGAGTGA
- a CDS encoding DUF4190 domain-containing protein, whose translation MSQTPDPFPPEHYAPTWAATQRPVEKFAVAALVVSLLFWLWPTFGLLAVAFGITALRAVRANGTRGRGLAVAGIAVGAVGTLVVLALGVGIAVAFERDRTIPTDVTEPVTTTVDRLGGGHCIRDLPADGPVSEVVVVPCSDPHEAEVRARVTVQGGSAWPGQQVVDELVERACLDDEHYARTGEPLDVVWAPDEAGWKAGDRLGLCVQRAR comes from the coding sequence ATGAGCCAGACCCCGGACCCGTTCCCGCCCGAGCACTACGCCCCGACGTGGGCGGCCACCCAGCGCCCGGTCGAGAAGTTCGCCGTCGCCGCGCTCGTCGTGTCCCTGCTGTTCTGGCTGTGGCCGACGTTCGGCCTGCTCGCCGTGGCGTTCGGCATCACCGCGCTCCGGGCCGTGCGGGCGAACGGCACGCGCGGGCGTGGTCTCGCGGTCGCCGGCATCGCAGTGGGTGCCGTCGGCACGCTCGTCGTGCTCGCCCTGGGCGTGGGGATCGCCGTGGCGTTCGAGCGCGACCGCACGATCCCGACGGACGTCACCGAGCCCGTCACCACGACCGTCGACCGCCTCGGCGGCGGCCACTGCATCCGCGACCTGCCCGCCGACGGGCCGGTGAGCGAGGTCGTCGTCGTGCCCTGCTCCGACCCGCACGAGGCCGAGGTCCGCGCGCGCGTCACCGTGCAGGGCGGCTCCGCGTGGCCCGGCCAGCAGGTCGTCGACGAGCTCGTCGAGCGCGCGTGCCTCGACGACGAGCACTACGCGCGCACGGGGGAGCCGCTCGACGTCGTGTGGGCGCCCGACGAGGCCGGCTGGAAGGCCGGCGACCGCCTCGGGCTGTGCGTGCAGCGAGCCCGCTGA
- a CDS encoding exodeoxyribonuclease III, translating to MRVATWNINSIRARTDRAVAFLERSGIDVLALQETKCKDEQFPHEAFEALGYEVAHVGYSQWNGVAVVSRVGIEDVEIGFPGMPTWGDPAAAEARAIGVTAGGVRVWSLYVPNGRAIDDPHYAYKLDWLARLRDAAAGWLAADPDAQVALVGDWNIAPLDTDVWDPAWFAGRTHVTPAERDAFAAIGHAGYTEVSREHLPAEHTYTYWDYQQLRFPKNKGMRIDLTYASPALAARVTGVTIVRDERKGKGASDHVPVVLDLAEDA from the coding sequence ATGCGCGTCGCCACCTGGAACATCAACTCGATCCGTGCCCGCACCGACCGGGCGGTGGCGTTCCTCGAGCGGTCCGGCATCGACGTGCTCGCGCTGCAGGAGACCAAGTGCAAGGACGAGCAGTTCCCGCACGAGGCGTTCGAGGCGCTCGGGTACGAGGTCGCGCACGTCGGGTACAGCCAGTGGAACGGCGTCGCCGTCGTCTCGCGCGTCGGCATCGAGGACGTCGAGATCGGCTTCCCCGGCATGCCGACCTGGGGTGACCCCGCCGCGGCCGAGGCACGCGCGATCGGCGTGACCGCCGGCGGCGTGCGCGTGTGGAGCCTGTACGTGCCCAACGGCCGCGCGATCGACGACCCGCACTACGCGTACAAGCTCGACTGGCTCGCGCGGCTGCGCGACGCCGCTGCCGGCTGGCTCGCCGCCGACCCCGACGCGCAGGTCGCGCTCGTCGGCGACTGGAACATCGCGCCGCTCGACACCGACGTGTGGGACCCCGCGTGGTTCGCGGGCCGCACCCACGTCACCCCCGCCGAGCGCGACGCGTTCGCCGCGATCGGCCACGCCGGGTACACCGAGGTGTCGCGCGAGCACCTGCCGGCCGAGCACACCTACACGTACTGGGACTACCAGCAGCTGCGCTTCCCGAAGAACAAGGGCATGCGCATCGACCTCACCTACGCCTCCCCGGCCCTCGCGGCGCGGGTCACGGGCGTGACGATCGTCCGCGACGAGCGCAAGGGCAAGGGCGCCTCCGACCACGTGCCCGTGGTCCTGGACCTCGCGGAGGACGCATGA
- a CDS encoding glycoside hydrolase family 43 protein, giving the protein MHVRAADTVADPAAGAFAQVLPDAPPGPLIDSIWTADPSGHVWDGTLWIYPSHDEDTGAAADNDGSHYDMRDYHVLSLDSIDGEVVDHGVALTLDQVPWAARQLWAPDAARRGDTYYLYFPAKDREGVFRIGVATADHPAGPFTAQPEPIPGAYSIDPAVFTDDDGSSYLVTGGILGGQLQRWRDDVYTGVDAYPGLDEPALAPRVARLSDDLLSLAEPTRPLVLVDDEGRPLLARDPNRFFEGAWLTKVGDTYVFMYSNGDSHQLVHATGDSPYGPFTYRGVLLEPVIGWTTHGSIVEWNGAWYLLYHDAERSGRDHLRTVRMARLDLRPDGTFATVRR; this is encoded by the coding sequence ATGCACGTTCGAGCAGCCGACACCGTCGCGGACCCCGCGGCAGGAGCCTTCGCGCAGGTGCTGCCCGACGCGCCCCCGGGACCCCTCATCGACAGCATCTGGACCGCCGACCCCTCGGGTCACGTGTGGGACGGCACGCTGTGGATCTACCCCTCGCACGACGAGGACACGGGCGCGGCCGCGGACAACGACGGCAGCCACTACGACATGCGCGACTACCACGTGCTGTCGCTCGACTCGATCGACGGCGAGGTCGTCGACCACGGCGTCGCGCTCACGCTCGACCAGGTCCCGTGGGCGGCCCGCCAGCTCTGGGCGCCCGACGCGGCGCGCCGCGGCGACACGTACTACCTGTACTTCCCGGCCAAGGACCGCGAGGGCGTGTTCCGGATCGGCGTCGCCACGGCCGACCACCCCGCGGGCCCGTTCACCGCGCAGCCCGAGCCGATCCCCGGCGCCTACAGCATCGACCCCGCCGTGTTCACCGACGACGACGGCTCGTCGTACCTGGTCACGGGCGGCATCCTGGGCGGTCAGCTGCAACGCTGGCGCGACGACGTCTACACGGGCGTCGACGCGTACCCGGGTCTCGACGAGCCCGCGCTCGCGCCCCGCGTCGCGCGCCTGTCCGACGACCTGCTCTCGCTCGCCGAGCCCACGCGTCCGCTCGTGCTCGTCGACGACGAGGGCCGACCGCTCCTGGCCCGCGACCCGAACCGGTTCTTCGAGGGTGCGTGGCTGACGAAGGTCGGCGACACGTACGTGTTCATGTACTCGAACGGCGACTCGCACCAGCTGGTGCACGCCACGGGTGACTCGCCGTACGGGCCGTTCACGTACCGCGGTGTGCTGCTCGAGCCGGTGATCGGCTGGACGACGCACGGCTCGATCGTCGAGTGGAACGGCGCGTGGTACCTGCTGTACCACGACGCCGAGCGCTCGGGTCGTGACCACCTGCGCACGGTCCGCATGGCCCGCCTGGACCTGCGCCCCGACGGCACCTTCGCGACGGTCCGCCGCTAG
- a CDS encoding fibronectin type III domain-containing protein, with translation MRARRIAATTAMALTAATAWTAAPAAAATPSELTAAVLSPATQALVTSSTLTSPHASATAVRTDTIAGFPSREGGSYAVLATGAASHLGDPENYLTDGTFGSSAAGTRGAATYDVTTLEVRLDVPATANCLLGVTFRFLTDEYPGDYYNDGFIAEVGESTWQVSGSTINAPGNFAFDATGKVISVNSGLFSDPNAATAEASGTAYAFASPRLTAQVPLTPGTQQSLFFSVFDHGDDSVDSAVMIDNLRIGTVADPATDCVRGATTRPAEDLVSAVAPTTVDLSGTADDTYTIPSTEGVVYSVGGAVTPAGTYAGTGTVVVTAAAAPGYALAGASQFTLVFSSAVHVTATEPTWTDTWGTADDTFTIPTTTGVQYSVDGSPVAAGTHPASGTVVVTAAASSSAYELTGASQFTHTFTDVRQVTAPEPTWHDTWGTAEDTVTVPSVTGVQYLFGETVLTPGVTYGTAGTTTITAAATAGYVLTGPASWTYTFTDVRQATAVEPTWYDSYGTDDDTYTIPSVTGVQYSLDGAPLAPGTYAAAGTVTVDVAATAGYVLVGPDRFTHTFTDITRVSATAPSVHDTYGTADDTLTIPSVTGVRYLVDDDERAAGTYPVTGTVVVTAEATAGHELTGTSSWTFTLTDVRLVTADAPTWHDAYGTDDDTYTIPSVTGVQYAVDDEPVAPGTYPAAGSVTVTATATAGHELTGAASWSHTFTDIRLVTADEPTWDDEHGTDDDTFTIPAVTGVQYAVDGSPVAPGTHPATGTVVVTATATAGYELSGASSWTHTFTDVRPATATAPTFADPWETADDTVTIPQVTGVQYAIDGAPVGAGTYPGSGTVTVTATAAAGYVLTGASQWTFTFTDIRLVTPAVPTSVDDYGTADDTFTIPSATGVEYSVDGDVLPAGTYPGAGTVVVTATATAGYALSGATQFTLVFTDITLVTVVAPTWHDVDGTADDTFTLPDVPGVVWTRGGDVLAPGTYPGTGTVTLVATAAPQHELTGTLEHTFTFTDLVHVTPLAPTATDLPGTADDVVTIPAVDGVAYVHGRTPLAPGDHALTGDVTVVARPAQDRYVLVGQTTFTLHLSGQDVPGAPAVTATAGSRSVTVTYDEPAVTGGLPVTGYDYSLDGGTTWTVADTSPLVVTGLVNGTAYDVSVRARNALGAGAASPTQTVTPTAAPLELPDEDGTVGLPHLSPGETAGWVDGERTEPAVGDDEGVRTVTVGGVTLRLVARDADGHRQPLDPAGRLVLRPGGSLLVTGADFRAGESVDSWLFSTPTSLGTTTVEADGTFTTALVIGDDVPLGEHTLQVNGTAANGALVSVAAGVLVALEDAAAAPSPVPTTTPTPALAVTGTSAGRVLTLGVGLLLVGGLVVALTSRRRRV, from the coding sequence ATGCGCGCGCGCAGGATCGCAGCCACCACCGCGATGGCACTGACCGCAGCCACGGCCTGGACCGCGGCACCCGCCGCCGCGGCGACCCCGTCCGAGCTGACCGCGGCGGTGCTCTCGCCCGCGACGCAGGCACTCGTGACGAGCTCGACCCTCACCTCGCCGCACGCGAGCGCCACGGCCGTGCGCACGGACACGATCGCGGGCTTCCCGAGCCGCGAGGGCGGCTCGTACGCGGTGCTGGCCACCGGCGCGGCGAGCCACCTCGGCGACCCGGAGAACTACCTCACCGACGGCACGTTCGGGTCGTCGGCGGCGGGCACGCGGGGCGCCGCGACCTACGACGTGACGACGCTCGAGGTGCGGCTCGACGTCCCCGCGACCGCCAACTGCCTGCTCGGCGTGACCTTCCGCTTCCTGACCGACGAGTACCCCGGGGACTACTACAACGACGGGTTCATCGCCGAGGTCGGCGAGAGCACGTGGCAGGTCTCCGGCTCCACCATCAACGCACCGGGCAACTTCGCGTTCGACGCGACGGGCAAGGTCATCTCCGTCAACTCGGGGCTGTTCTCCGACCCGAACGCCGCTACCGCAGAGGCCTCGGGCACGGCCTACGCCTTCGCGAGCCCCCGGCTCACCGCCCAGGTGCCGCTGACCCCGGGGACGCAGCAGTCGCTGTTCTTCAGCGTCTTCGACCACGGCGACGACTCGGTCGACTCGGCCGTGATGATCGACAACCTGCGCATCGGGACCGTCGCCGACCCCGCCACCGACTGCGTGCGCGGCGCCACGACCCGACCCGCGGAGGACCTCGTGTCGGCGGTCGCGCCGACGACGGTCGACCTGTCCGGCACCGCGGACGACACGTACACGATCCCGTCGACCGAGGGCGTCGTGTACTCGGTCGGCGGCGCCGTCACGCCCGCCGGGACCTACGCCGGCACCGGCACCGTCGTCGTGACCGCGGCCGCCGCGCCCGGCTACGCGCTCGCCGGAGCGTCGCAGTTCACGCTGGTGTTCTCCTCCGCCGTCCACGTCACCGCCACCGAGCCGACGTGGACGGACACGTGGGGCACCGCGGACGACACCTTCACGATCCCGACGACCACCGGGGTGCAGTACTCCGTCGACGGGTCGCCCGTCGCGGCGGGCACCCACCCCGCGTCGGGCACGGTCGTCGTGACGGCCGCCGCGTCGTCGTCGGCGTACGAGCTCACCGGCGCGTCGCAGTTCACGCACACGTTCACCGACGTCCGCCAGGTGACCGCGCCCGAGCCGACCTGGCACGACACGTGGGGCACGGCCGAGGACACGGTCACCGTCCCGTCGGTCACCGGCGTGCAGTACCTGTTCGGCGAGACGGTCCTCACCCCGGGCGTCACGTACGGCACGGCCGGGACGACCACGATCACCGCGGCCGCGACCGCGGGCTACGTGCTGACCGGCCCGGCGTCCTGGACCTACACGTTCACGGACGTCCGCCAGGCGACCGCGGTCGAACCGACCTGGTACGACTCGTACGGCACGGACGACGACACCTACACGATCCCGTCCGTCACCGGCGTCCAGTACTCCCTGGACGGTGCGCCCCTCGCGCCCGGCACGTACGCCGCCGCCGGCACGGTCACGGTCGACGTGGCCGCGACCGCGGGCTACGTCCTGGTCGGGCCCGACCGGTTCACGCACACGTTCACCGACATCACGCGGGTCAGCGCGACCGCGCCGTCGGTCCACGACACGTACGGCACCGCCGACGACACCCTCACCATCCCGTCCGTCACGGGCGTGCGGTACCTCGTGGACGACGACGAGCGCGCCGCGGGCACCTACCCGGTGACCGGGACGGTCGTCGTGACCGCCGAGGCGACCGCGGGCCACGAGCTCACCGGCACGTCGTCGTGGACGTTCACCCTGACCGACGTCCGGCTGGTCACCGCGGACGCGCCGACCTGGCACGACGCCTACGGCACGGACGACGACACCTACACGATCCCGTCGGTGACCGGCGTGCAGTACGCGGTCGACGACGAGCCCGTGGCGCCCGGCACGTACCCCGCAGCGGGCTCGGTCACGGTCACCGCGACCGCCACCGCGGGCCACGAGCTGACCGGCGCCGCGTCGTGGTCGCACACGTTCACCGACATCCGCCTGGTCACCGCCGACGAGCCGACCTGGGACGACGAGCACGGCACCGACGACGACACGTTCACCATCCCCGCGGTCACCGGCGTGCAGTACGCCGTCGACGGCTCGCCCGTCGCGCCGGGCACCCACCCCGCGACGGGCACGGTCGTCGTGACCGCGACCGCCACCGCCGGGTACGAGCTGTCCGGGGCGTCGTCGTGGACGCACACGTTCACCGACGTCCGCCCGGCCACCGCGACCGCGCCGACGTTCGCCGACCCGTGGGAGACCGCCGACGACACCGTGACGATCCCCCAGGTCACCGGCGTGCAGTACGCGATCGACGGAGCGCCGGTCGGCGCCGGGACCTACCCGGGCAGCGGCACGGTCACCGTGACCGCGACCGCCGCCGCCGGCTACGTGCTCACGGGCGCGTCGCAGTGGACGTTCACGTTCACCGACATCCGCCTGGTGACGCCGGCCGTGCCCACGTCGGTCGACGACTACGGCACGGCCGACGACACGTTCACCATCCCGTCGGCCACGGGCGTCGAGTACTCGGTCGACGGCGACGTGCTGCCCGCCGGGACCTACCCGGGTGCGGGCACGGTCGTCGTGACCGCGACCGCCACGGCCGGTTACGCACTGTCCGGCGCGACGCAGTTCACGCTCGTGTTCACGGACATCACGCTCGTCACGGTCGTCGCGCCCACGTGGCACGACGTCGACGGCACCGCCGACGACACGTTCACGCTGCCCGACGTCCCGGGCGTCGTGTGGACGCGGGGCGGCGACGTCCTGGCGCCCGGCACGTACCCCGGGACGGGCACGGTCACGCTCGTCGCGACCGCCGCCCCGCAGCACGAGCTCACCGGCACGCTCGAGCACACGTTCACGTTCACCGACCTGGTCCACGTGACGCCGCTCGCGCCCACCGCGACCGACCTGCCGGGCACGGCGGACGACGTCGTGACGATCCCGGCCGTCGACGGCGTGGCCTACGTGCACGGGCGCACGCCGCTCGCGCCGGGCGACCACGCGCTCACGGGCGACGTCACGGTCGTCGCGCGGCCCGCGCAGGACCGCTACGTGCTCGTCGGGCAGACGACGTTCACGCTGCACCTGTCCGGCCAGGACGTCCCCGGCGCCCCGGCGGTCACGGCCACCGCCGGCAGCCGCAGCGTCACCGTCACGTACGACGAGCCCGCGGTCACCGGGGGCCTGCCCGTCACCGGGTACGACTACTCCCTCGACGGCGGCACCACGTGGACCGTGGCAGACACGTCGCCGCTCGTCGTGACCGGGCTGGTCAACGGCACCGCGTACGACGTGAGCGTGCGCGCACGCAACGCGCTCGGAGCGGGCGCCGCGAGCCCCACGCAGACCGTCACGCCGACCGCCGCGCCGCTCGAGCTGCCCGACGAGGACGGCACGGTCGGCCTGCCGCACCTGTCGCCCGGCGAGACGGCCGGGTGGGTCGACGGCGAACGGACCGAGCCCGCGGTGGGCGACGACGAGGGCGTGCGCACCGTCACGGTCGGCGGCGTGACGCTCCGGCTGGTCGCGCGCGACGCCGACGGCCACCGTCAGCCGCTCGACCCCGCCGGGCGGCTCGTCCTGCGCCCCGGCGGCTCGCTGCTCGTCACCGGCGCCGACTTCCGGGCCGGCGAGAGCGTCGACTCGTGGCTGTTCTCGACGCCCACGTCCCTGGGCACGACGACGGTCGAGGCGGACGGCACGTTCACCACGGCGCTGGTGATCGGCGACGACGTCCCGCTCGGCGAGCACACGCTCCAGGTCAACGGGACGGCCGCGAACGGCGCGCTCGTGAGCGTCGCGGCGGGCGTGCTCGTGGCGCTCGAGGACGCAGCCGCCGCCCCCTCGCCGGTCCCGACCACCACCCCGACCCCGGCGCTCGCCGTCACGGGCACCTCGGCCGGACGGGTCCTGACGCTCGGCGTGGGCCTGCTCCTGGTGGGCGGTCTCGTCGTGGCGCTCACCTCGCGGCGTCGGCGGGTCTGA
- the glpK gene encoding glycerol kinase GlpK, with protein MSDTKYVMAIDQGTTSTRAIIFDHRANIIATGQKEHEQIFPKAGWVEHDATEIWVNTREVVGQALGRASLQNSDIEAVGITNQRETAVVWDRRTGEPVYNAIVWQDTRTQKICDELGALGGGAERYKDRVGLPLATYFSGPKIRWILDNVEGAREKAEAGHLAFGNTDSWVLWNMTGGPEGGVHVTDVTNASRTMLMNLDTLSWNEEIAAEMGIPVSMLPEIRSSSEVYGQGREKGLLAGVPIAGILGDQQAATFGQACFEVGHAKNTYGTGNFMLINTGTEIVPSKNGLLTTVCYKIGDADAVYALEGSIAVTGSLVQWLRDNLGIISSAPEIEQLAASVEDNGGAYFVPAFSGLFAPYWRSDARGALVGLTRFVNKGHIARAALEATAFQTREVLDAMNADSGVDLTELKVDGGMIANEALMQFQADILGVDVVRPKIAETTALGAAYAAGIAVGYWSGEQDVIDNWAEDKRWTPQMDTDERDRQYRLWKKAVTKTFDWVDDDVR; from the coding sequence ATGTCTGACACGAAGTACGTCATGGCGATCGACCAGGGCACGACGAGCACGCGCGCGATCATCTTCGACCACAGGGCGAACATCATCGCGACCGGGCAGAAGGAGCACGAGCAGATCTTCCCGAAGGCGGGCTGGGTCGAGCACGACGCGACGGAGATCTGGGTCAACACCCGCGAGGTCGTCGGGCAGGCGCTCGGACGGGCGAGCCTCCAGAACTCCGACATCGAGGCCGTCGGCATCACCAACCAGCGTGAGACCGCGGTGGTCTGGGACCGGCGCACCGGCGAGCCGGTGTACAACGCGATCGTCTGGCAGGACACCCGCACGCAGAAGATCTGCGACGAGCTCGGCGCTCTGGGGGGCGGCGCGGAGCGGTACAAGGACCGCGTGGGGCTGCCGCTGGCGACCTACTTCTCGGGCCCGAAGATCCGCTGGATCCTCGACAACGTCGAGGGTGCGCGGGAGAAGGCCGAGGCGGGTCACCTGGCGTTCGGGAACACCGACTCGTGGGTCCTGTGGAACATGACCGGCGGGCCGGAGGGCGGCGTGCACGTCACGGACGTGACGAACGCGTCGCGCACCATGCTCATGAACCTCGACACGCTCTCCTGGAACGAGGAGATCGCCGCCGAGATGGGCATCCCGGTCTCGATGCTGCCGGAGATCCGCTCGTCGTCGGAGGTCTACGGGCAGGGCCGCGAGAAGGGCCTGCTCGCGGGTGTGCCGATCGCGGGCATCCTCGGCGACCAGCAGGCCGCGACGTTCGGGCAGGCGTGCTTCGAGGTGGGTCACGCGAAGAACACGTACGGCACGGGCAACTTCATGCTCATCAACACGGGCACGGAGATCGTCCCGAGCAAGAACGGCCTGCTCACCACGGTCTGCTACAAGATCGGCGACGCGGACGCGGTGTACGCGCTCGAGGGGTCGATCGCGGTCACGGGCTCGCTGGTCCAGTGGCTGCGCGACAACCTCGGGATCATCTCGTCGGCGCCGGAGATCGAGCAGCTCGCGGCGAGCGTCGAGGACAACGGCGGCGCGTACTTCGTGCCGGCGTTCTCGGGGCTGTTTGCGCCGTACTGGCGTTCCGACGCGCGCGGTGCGCTCGTCGGGCTCACGCGGTTCGTCAACAAGGGCCACATCGCGCGCGCGGCGCTCGAGGCCACGGCGTTCCAGACGCGCGAGGTGCTCGACGCCATGAACGCGGACTCGGGCGTGGACCTCACCGAGCTCAAGGTCGACGGCGGCATGATCGCCAACGAGGCGCTCATGCAGTTCCAGGCCGACATCCTCGGCGTGGACGTGGTGCGCCCGAAGATCGCGGAGACCACGGCGCTGGGTGCCGCGTACGCGGCGGGCATCGCGGTGGGCTACTGGTCGGGCGAGCAGGACGTCATCGACAACTGGGCCGAGGACAAGCGCTGGACCCCGCAGATGGACACCGACGAGCGCGACCGGCAGTACCGGCTGTGGAAGAAGGCCGTCACGAAGACGTTCGACTGGGTCGACGACGACGTGCGGTAG
- a CDS encoding MIP/aquaporin family protein, with protein MDVSLMQVFVSEVVGTALLILLGAGVVANVILPRTKGFGGGWLLINFGWGLAVFAGVYGAYKSGAHLNFAVTIGLLANDAGEYAPGVAITFASTMVYLAGEMLGAFLGAVVAFLAYKKHFDQEADPGTKLAVFSTGPEVRSYGWNFVTEVIATFVLVYVILMFGKTPAELGPLAVALLVVGIGASLGGPTGYAINPNRDLGPRIAHALLPIKGKGSSDWGYAWVPVLGPIVGGALAGLLAQWTLDYLG; from the coding sequence ATGGACGTCTCGCTCATGCAAGTGTTCGTCTCCGAGGTCGTCGGCACGGCCCTGCTGATCCTGCTCGGCGCCGGTGTCGTGGCCAACGTCATCCTGCCGAGGACCAAGGGCTTCGGGGGCGGCTGGCTCCTCATCAACTTCGGGTGGGGCCTCGCCGTCTTCGCCGGTGTGTACGGCGCGTACAAGTCCGGCGCCCACCTCAACTTCGCCGTGACGATCGGCCTGCTGGCGAACGACGCGGGCGAGTACGCCCCCGGGGTGGCGATCACGTTCGCCTCGACGATGGTGTACCTGGCCGGGGAGATGCTCGGCGCGTTCCTCGGTGCGGTGGTCGCGTTCCTCGCGTACAAGAAGCACTTCGACCAGGAGGCGGACCCAGGCACGAAGCTCGCGGTGTTCTCGACCGGCCCCGAGGTGCGCAGCTACGGCTGGAACTTCGTGACCGAGGTGATCGCGACGTTCGTGCTGGTGTACGTGATCCTGATGTTCGGCAAGACGCCGGCCGAGCTCGGGCCGCTCGCGGTCGCCCTGCTCGTCGTCGGCATCGGTGCGAGCCTCGGTGGTCCCACGGGCTACGCGATCAACCCGAACCGTGACCTCGGCCCCCGCATCGCGCACGCCCTGCTGCCGATCAAGGGCAAGGGCTCGAGCGACTGGGGCTACGCGTGGGTGCCGGTCCTCGGCCCGATCGTCGGCGGCGCGCTCGCCGGCCTGCTCGCGCAGTGGACGCTCGACTACCTGGGCTGA